The region ATAGTGGGCCATAGCCGCACCCGCTAATCCCATCCAATTATGCACAATCTGGCGGGAACTGCTGTTCGGCCAATCCTGTGTGTGATACGAGAGGATACTCAGGAAAATAAGCACCGCAAGAACAATCAGCAAAATGCCGATCACTTCCTGTTTTTTCCCTCTCGACGATTTTCTTTGAATAGGTTTTCGATTCATAAACACTACTGATTGATGTCACATGTAGAACATGTCCCCTAATCCATTTATTTGGAAAGGTGTGATTTTCTAAATGACTGATAAAATTAAGACTGAATGCGTTTCAGATTATTGACCCAACCAAAATGCGTGATGCATTTTTTTCGATTACGTACTGACGGGATTCCGGGATTTTTTAGTTGCCTGAAAAAATAGACTTTTGACACAGCCCCGCAGAAAGGGGTCAGTTTGAAAAACAACAATCAGCCAATTGGCCTCTGCGAATCCGTTTCATCCGAATCGAACAATCCCGTTTTGTTTTTCATCAAATACGGGAATAATATTCAGAAAGTCTTTCCGGGAGCAATACTCCAAATCGGCTGTAAACCCGTTATTTTTCAGATAGCGCCCGTGCTTTGATCGTTCAAAAAGTAACTGCCTTGTGTCGTCCGAAAATCTTTGTGCCAGGGCCGCGCACGCAGTGGCCCCGTCGTTTTCACGTTCCGGAGTAATAAGTTGATTTATAATATAACCCGAACAAACGGAATCTTCAAGTGAAAAATGACCTTTTAGACCGGAATTTGCAAAAATCAGATGTTCCGGTCGGTGTGTGTTGATAAACCGGCTGAGTGCCTTCGCATTCAGGAACGAACCAAAGAGAATCTTTGATGCCGATTTTACCCGAAGAAAGGTCTCTGTGCCGTTGGTAGTTTTAAAAATAATCGCCTGCCCTTTGACTTTTTCCGGAGAATAGTCCAGCGGGGAATTCCCCAGATCGAACCCTTCAATCCTGAATCCGTCTTTTTCACCCCCCAAAAGAACCGGCAGATCGTTTACCTGCCGGGCCTGTTCCCTCGCCCGGGACGCCGACGCTACCGGTTGAATACGGACCGCCCCGTTATGCAAAGCCGTAGCAATGGTGGATGTGGCACGCAGGACATCCACCACAACGACCCAGCTGTTCCGAAGCGCTGCCTGATCGATTTCACAGGGCGAAAGAAAGGCTGAAACAATCATGATTCCGGGCGATAAAAGGGTGTCTCACAGACGGCCGCCGGTTCCATTTTCTTCCGGATTTCAATGTCGAGGGGCGTGCCCACTGCCGAATATTCAACGGGAACGTAACCCATCCCAATTCCGATGGAAAGCATGGGCGAAATCGTCCCGCTGGTAACGTGCCCGATTTCTTTCCCATCTTTAAAAATCTTGTATCCGTGGCGGGGAAAGGCTCGGGTATTCATTTTGAAACCGATCAATTTCCGCTTAATTCCCTCTTCTTTCACTTTCAGAAGCGCGGTTCTGCCAATAAACTCACCTTTTTGAAGCTTGGTAATCCAGCCCAAATCCGCTTCAAGGGGGTTGGTGGTTTCGTCG is a window of Calditrichota bacterium DNA encoding:
- a CDS encoding 2-phosphosulfolactate phosphatase codes for the protein MIVSAFLSPCEIDQAALRNSWVVVVDVLRATSTIATALHNGAVRIQPVASASRAREQARQVNDLPVLLGGEKDGFRIEGFDLGNSPLDYSPEKVKGQAIIFKTTNGTETFLRVKSASKILFGSFLNAKALSRFINTHRPEHLIFANSGLKGHFSLEDSVCSGYIINQLITPERENDGATACAALAQRFSDDTRQLLFERSKHGRYLKNNGFTADLEYCSRKDFLNIIPVFDEKQNGIVRFG
- a CDS encoding glycine cleavage system aminomethyltransferase GcvT; the encoded protein is DETTNPLEADLGWITKLQKGEFIGRTALLKVKEEGIKRKLIGFKMNTRAFPRHGYKIFKDGKEIGHVTSGTISPMLSIGIGMGYVPVEYSAVGTPLDIEIRKKMEPAAVCETPFYRPES